GTTTAACTCAACAAAATACGGCAAAACAACTGTCACAATCCCGTTGACCTTTACTGAATGAATATTGCTTGCAAACGGTTGTTTGTAGAACAACCTGCTACTCGGTCATGTCAACTCAAGCAAGCTTGGTTGCCGCGGCACTCGTGCAAACGTTTGTTTGCAAAATGAATGTCAACCAGCCCTCCCCCTTGTTTTTCTTGAACGTGTTTGTTAGATTATGGTCGACGGTTCTGATGAACTGAATTTATTTATCGTTATCTATATCCTTTCTTATATCATTGCTTTTATGAACTTGTCTCTAAAAAAGAGAAAGGATTTTTATGGAAGAAAAACAGACGGCAAAAAAGCCTCACGATGCTTTTTTCCGTTGGCTGTTTGCAGATTCAAATCACCTCAGGTTGTTGCTTGAACTTGCGGGAAAAGTAAATGTTGACGTGGCGGATTTTCTTGCTGCGGTAAAATTGGACACTTTAGTTCGCATTCCGGACTCGTATTCCGAAGTGTACGAAACAGGCGATGCGGATTTGGCTTTCCGCGTGAACGTCGCTACGGGAGCGCCCGTATTTGTGGGAATTCTCGTGGAACACAAGTCCGGCCGTGATGCCGACACGTTCAATCAGCTTGCTCGCTACGTGCGCTCCGTGATGAAACGCTTCGATGAAGGTCGCCTGTTTGATGGACTCCCGACGATGGCTATCATATTCTATAACGGGCGCGAAAATTGGAACCCGCTGGAACTGCTCGAAAAGGACTATCCCAAGTATTTTCATGGCATGGTGTTGCCGTTCCGCTGTGCGTTCGTGAACATGTCGGACATTCCGGATAGCGACTGCCTAGCTTGCGAAAATGTCGCAACAGGCCTCGGAATCGCGGCGATGGCGCATGCTTACGACAAGGATGCCTTCCTTGAAGTGTTCCGTCAATTCAAGCCGAGATTGCGAAAAATGCCAGACAAGGAGTGCTCTTGTTTGCTCGAAAAAATAAGTCTATATTTAGCAGAGTATCTCGGTAAAGAAGTTATGAAGGAGTTGAACATGGCTTTCAAGAGCATTGGACAAAAGTACGGATTCGTCAGTGCCGGCGATTCATTCCGTCAGGAGATTGCTGATGCGCGCACTGAAGAACAAGCCAAAGCGCAAAAGCTGATAGATGAAGAACGTCAAAAAGCCGAGAACGCTAAAGCAGAATTGGTGCAGAATCGTGACGACACTGAAACTGTTTTGCGTGAAATGGGAATATCCGATGAACAAATTGCTGAAATGCAAGCCAAATTAGATGTTCTTCGTCAAAGTCGACAATCTCATGGATAACTTACTTTGGGTATACCGAGGAACAAATCTTAGCGGAGTAGAAAAAATTTTCTATCTTGCATCCTGTAAAAAAAGAGGTTTTTTATGCTTGAACGTGAAGAAGTTTTGAAGCTCGCGAAGTTGTCTCGCTTGAGCATTGCAGAAGAAGATATTCCGGCAATCAAGGGTCACTTGGACAAGATGCTCGACCATCTCGAAGCATTGAAGGCTTTGGACCTTTCTAACGTGGAACCGATGACCGCTGTCGAAAACGGCGCTACCATCCTCCGCGAAGACGTGCCGGTCCAGGGCTTTACGCTCGAACAGGCTTTTGCAAACGCTCCGGCCGTCGAAAACGACCACTTCGCCATCCCGAAGGTGATGTAGTTCGCCTTGAACAAGGTCAGTTGCATCGTTCCGGCCCGCATGGGCTCTTCCAGATTCCCGGGGAAACCTCTCCTGAAGCTCAACGGCAAGGAGATGATTGTCCGTACCATGGAACGAGCGCTCCTTGCGGATTGCTTTGACCGCATTGTCTGTGCGACGGATAGCGCTGAAATCGAAACGGTGGTCAAGGCGGCAGGCTTTGACTGCGTGATGACTGGCGAATGTGCAACTGGTTCTGACCGCGTGGCGGAGGCCGCCAAAAAGCTTGGCCTCGACCTGGTCGTGAATCTTCAGGGCGACGAGCCTCTCGTTGAACCTTCCGTGCTCCGCGATGTCGCGAAAGACCTCTCGGAACACTCCGACTGCTGGGTGACGGTCGCATGCCCGTTGAACCCCGCAGAAGCTGAACTCAAGACCGTCGTGAAAGTGCTCGTGCGCGACGGTGTGGCTGTTGACTTTACAAGGTCCGTGCCGCCTGCAGAAGCGAACCGCTGGTTCCAGCACCAGGGCATTTACGCATACTCCCGCGAAGCCCGCGACGAGTTTGCATCGCTTCCGCAGAACAAAATTGAGCAGGAACGCTCGCTGGAGCAAATGCGAATCTTAGGGCGCCGCCCGATCCGCATTGTCCAGAGCGTGTACCCGAGCATCTCTGTGGATGTCCCGTCGGACGCGACCCACGTCGAGAATATTTTATTAGATCGTTTGCTATATCCTTCTCTAGATGAACCTTTCAGAAAAGGCAATGAACGCTTCTGAAAAAAGAATTCTCAAACTCGCAATAATCCTCTTTACTATTGGCTTAACCGTCCGCTACCTCCCGTGGGGACTCCCGTCTATTGAGACATTCGAAGTCGG
The DNA window shown above is from Fibrobacter sp. UWB16 and carries:
- a CDS encoding Rpn family recombination-promoting nuclease/putative transposase; its protein translation is MEEKQTAKKPHDAFFRWLFADSNHLRLLLELAGKVNVDVADFLAAVKLDTLVRIPDSYSEVYETGDADLAFRVNVATGAPVFVGILVEHKSGRDADTFNQLARYVRSVMKRFDEGRLFDGLPTMAIIFYNGRENWNPLELLEKDYPKYFHGMVLPFRCAFVNMSDIPDSDCLACENVATGLGIAAMAHAYDKDAFLEVFRQFKPRLRKMPDKECSCLLEKISLYLAEYLGKEVMKELNMAFKSIGQKYGFVSAGDSFRQEIADARTEEQAKAQKLIDEERQKAENAKAELVQNRDDTETVLREMGISDEQIAEMQAKLDVLRQSRQSHG
- the gatC gene encoding Asp-tRNA(Asn)/Glu-tRNA(Gln) amidotransferase subunit GatC, with the translated sequence MLEREEVLKLAKLSRLSIAEEDIPAIKGHLDKMLDHLEALKALDLSNVEPMTAVENGATILREDVPVQGFTLEQAFANAPAVENDHFAIPKVM
- a CDS encoding 3-deoxy-manno-octulosonate cytidylyltransferase; translated protein: MNKVSCIVPARMGSSRFPGKPLLKLNGKEMIVRTMERALLADCFDRIVCATDSAEIETVVKAAGFDCVMTGECATGSDRVAEAAKKLGLDLVVNLQGDEPLVEPSVLRDVAKDLSEHSDCWVTVACPLNPAEAELKTVVKVLVRDGVAVDFTRSVPPAEANRWFQHQGIYAYSREARDEFASLPQNKIEQERSLEQMRILGRRPIRIVQSVYPSISVDVPSDATHVENILLDRLLYPSLDEPFRKGNERF